The Sciurus carolinensis chromosome 18, mSciCar1.2, whole genome shotgun sequence genome contains a region encoding:
- the LOC124970624 gene encoding LOW QUALITY PROTEIN: methylosome subunit pICln-like (The sequence of the model RefSeq protein was modified relative to this genomic sequence to represent the inferred CDS: deleted 1 base in 1 codon): MSYVGIFCPFKNYPSGKSFPPPGQDEGLRQQQPDTEAVLNGKGLGTGTLYIAESRLSWLDGSGLGFSLEYPTISLHAVSRDLNAYPREHLYVTVNAKFGEESKESLADEEEEDSDDDVEPITEFRFVPSDKSALEALFTAMCECQALHPDPEDEDSDDYDGEEYDVEAHEQGQGDIPTFYTYEEGLSHLTAEGQATLERLEGMLSQSLSSQYNMAGVRTEDSVRDYEDGMEVDTTPTVAGQFEDADVDH; the protein is encoded by the exons ATGAGCTATGTTG GTATATTTTGCCCCTTTAAAAACTACCCTTCTGGAAAGAGTTTCCCGCCGCCGGGGCAGGATGAGGGGCTTCGGCAACAGCAACCAGATACAGAGGCTGTGCTAAATGGGAAAGGCCTCGGTACCGGCACTCTTTACATCGCGGAGAGCCGCCTGTCTTGGCTAGATGGTTCTGGATTAGGATTCTCACTGGAATACCCCACCATTAGTTTACATGCGGTGTCCAGGGACCTAAATGCCTATCCTCGAGAGCATTTGTACGTTACGGTGAATGCCAAATTTGGAGAAGAATCAAAAGAATCTCTTGCtgatgaagaggaggaagacagtgATGATGATGTTGAACCTATTACTGAATTTAGATTTGTACCTAGTGATAAATCAGCATTGGAGGCACTGTTCACTGCAATGTGTGAATGCCAGGCTCTGCATCCAGATCCTGAGGATGAAGACTCAGATGATTATGATGGTGAAGAATATGATGTGGAAGCACATGAACAAGGGCAGGGTGATATCCCTACATTTTATACCTATGAAGAAGGATTATCCCATTTAACAGCAGAAGGGCAAGCCACACTGGAGAGa ttagaaggaatgctttctcAGTCTTTGAGCAGCCAGTATAACATGGCTGGGGTCCGAACAGAAGATTCAGTACGAGATTATGAAGATGGCATGGAGGTAGATACCACACCAACAGTTGCTGGACAGTTTGAGGATGCAGATGTTGATCACTGA